TGGGAAGCTGAGAACGTCTGTGGGCCGGTCCTTGCCGCGAAACGCTCGATTCAGGCGCCTCATCTCCCGATCGCCTACGAAGCGCACCGCGAGTGTCGACGACGGATCTCGCGACACCTGCGCGAGCAGCTCTCCGAGCCACGGACGCAGTCGGCGCGCGCCGGACTCCCGATAGCGGTTCGGATTGTCGATCTGGACCCTCCGGGCCGCGTGACCTGCGCGGGAGTCGACGGGCGCCGGCTCAGGTTCGTCCAAGACCGCCAGCACCGTCACTCGGTCTCTTCGCTCTTCCCGTCGCCGCCGGCTTGCCTGCGACCGTTCTCGTGACGCTCGTAGGCACTGATGACCTTCTGCACCAACGGGTGGCGAACGACATCTCGCTCGGTGAATCGAACGAACGCGATGCCCTCGACGCCCTTCAGGATTTGATTCGCTTCGCGCAGCCCCGACGCCGTGCCCGAGGGCAGATCGACCTGGGTGATGTCGCCATTGATGACAGCCTTGGAGTCAAAGCCGATTCGAGTCAAGAACATTTTCATCTGCTCGCTGGTCGTGTTCTGCGCCTCATCAAGGATGATAAACGCGTCGTTAAGCGTACGACCGCGCATGAATGCCAACGGGGCCACCTCAATGGTTCCGCGCTCGAGCATCCTCATCACTTTCTCGAAGCCGATGAGAGCGTAGAGGGCGTCGTAGAGAGGCCTGAGGTACGGATTGACCTTATCGGCCAGGTCTCCGGGGAGATAGCCGAGCTTCTCTCCGGCCTCCACAGCGGGCCGGGTCAGCACAATGCGACGAATCTTCCTCTCTTTAAGCGCCGCGGCCGCCATCGCCACAGCCAGATACGTCTTGCCGGTACCCGCCGGACCGATCGAGATCACCATGTCGTGATCGGCCATCGCCTTCAAGTACATCTGCTGCGCGAGGCTGCGCGGGTTCACCAACCGGCGAACCGAGCTCAGAATGCCGTCGCCGGAGAAGAACTGCACCAGCGAGGCATCCGGCGTTTCTTTTAGCACCCGGATCGCGGTGTCGACGTCCCTGGGCCGTACCTGGAAGCCCCGTCCCATCAACGCCGAGAACTCGTTCAGCAGATGCTCGACGACCACAGCCTCTTCCGGCTCGCCGTCGATCTTGGCCTGATTGCCGCGGGCGGACAGGGTAACGTTGAAGGCTCGCTCGATGCGTTTGAGGTTCTGGTCTCGAGCTCCAAACAGAGCATCGATGCCCTCTTGAGCGAGGGTCACTTGAGGCATCGAGAAATGGTTTTCGTCAACAGAGTTCGGGTTCGAGGAAGGGGCGGGATGGGATCTCGTGCGGGAGATGCATGCTGCGCTCGCGTCTCGATTCTAGCAGAAAGTCGAGCCTCCCACGGAGAATCGGGAGGGGACACCATGGAATGGTGCCCCGATTTCAATACTCGTAGAACCCGCGCCCACTCTTCCGGCCGTAACGGCCCGCCAGGACCATTTTCTTGAGCAACGGCGGCGGCGCAAAGCGCGTCTCGCGGTACTCCTCGAACATGATGTTGGCGATGTAGTAAGTGGTATCGAGACCTACGAAGTCGAGCAGACGAAGCGGACCCATCGGATGGGCGCAGCCGAGTTGCATCGCCTTGTCGATGTCCTCCACCGTCCCGACACCGTTCTCATAGGCCCGAATCGCGTCGAGCAGGTACGGAACCAGCAATCGATTCACGATGAAGCCGGAGTTGTCGTTCGCCGCTACCGGTTCCTTGCCGATGGCTTTCGCGAACTCGAAGGCCGCAGCAAAGGCCTCGTCCGACGTCATGAGCGTCCGCACAACCTCCACCAGCTTCATCACCGGTACCGGATTGAAGAAGTGAAGGCCCAGGAAACGGTCGGAGCGCTCGGTCGACATCGCCAACTCGGTGATGGTCAGCGACGAGGTATTGCTGGCGAACAGGGCTTCTTTCTTCACGATCTTGTCGAGGGCGGCATAGGTGCGGCACTTCTCCTCGACATTCTCGATAATCGCTTCGACGATCAGGTCGCAGTCCGCCAGATCGGCATCGTCGGTGGTGCCCGAGAGACGGTTCAGAGTCGCGTCGCGATCCTCGGCGCTCAACTTGCCCTTGTCGACGGCCCGGCCCAGCGACTTGTGGAGCTTACCCAGGCCCTTCTCGAGAAACTCGTCGTTGACTTCGCGCACGACCGTCGTCACCCCCGCCTTTGCGCAGACCTCGGCGATCCCTGACCCCATCAGTCCGCAGCCCAGCACTCCTACCTTTTCAATCTTCATCTTTTCCTCCCTCTGGTTCTCTTGCCGGAAACTCCGGTTCGATTCTGTGCCGGAACGCTTCGATCCGGCGCGCGCCCGTGACCTCGACCGAGATTCGGGCCAGGACCGCGCCGGCCACCGGAAACGGCAGCCTGTCCGCCCACTCCACCACTTTTACCCCCGGCCCGGCAAGCACCTCTTCGACCCCGAGCACCTCGACCTGCTCGGGCTCGAGTCGATACAGATCGACATGAACCAGGCGCGTTCCAGAGCGCTCGTACTCGTTGACCAGGGTGTAGGTAGGCGACTGGATCTCTCGCCTCTCGAAGCCGAGTTTCTTCGCGACGCCCTGGGCGAGAACCGTCTTGCCGCTGCCGAGCTCGCCGAAGAGAAGCAGGACTCCGTCCGGAGCCAGCTCTTCGGCCAGTTGCGAACCGATCGCGAGCGTCGCGTCCTCCGAGGTCGAATTCCAGAGCCTCATGCCGGGGATTCGGAGCCTGGCGCCACCGGCACCGCTTTCGCGCCGCGGCTCGCCACTGATTCGAACCGCGCCCGACCGGCCAATGCTTCGAACGACGAGGGCACGTAACCGAGTAGATCGCCGGCCGCCAGGGACACCTCTCCGACTTCCGCCGCCGCGGCGTCGCCCGCCGCGCCGTGGACGAAGGTTCCGAGCTGAGCGGCCGAAAGAGGATCCATGCGCTGAGCCAGCAATGCGCCGATCATGCCCGTCAAGACGTCGCCGGAACCCCCGGTCGCCATGCCCGGGTTGCCGGTAGGGCTGACATAGACTCCACCCTGCGGATCGGCAATCAGACTGCGGTGTCCTTTCAGGACGACAATCGCACCGGATTCCCCGGCGGCTCTGCGCACCGACCCCAGGCGATCGGCCACGACGTCTTCTGTTCCGACCCCGAGCAAGCGCCCCAGCTCTCCCGGATGCGGAGTCAGAATCGTCTCCCGTCCGCGCTCACGAAACTTGCCAAGCCGACCGGCAAAGGCCGTGAGGCCGTCGGCATCGACCACCAGGGGCAGCTCGAGATCCAAACAGAATGAGCGGATGATCTCCGCGGTACCGCTCGAGGTGCCAAGGCCCGGTCCGAGCGCAACCGCGTTCTTGCCCCGTGCGGCGCGCACCAGGGCGGCATGGGCTTCGCCGGCCAGCTCGCCTGCGGCCGAGATCGGCAGCGGCGTGCTCATGGTCTCGATCGAGGCCGCCTCAAAAGTCTCCAATATGCTTTCCGGAACCGCCGCTGTCACCAGTCCCGCTCCGGCCCGCACCGCCGCCTGCGCGGTGAGCACCGCGGCTCCCGACTTCCCGATCGATCCGGCCACGACCAGAAGGTGTCCGAAGTCTCCTTTGTGCGCCACCCGCGGGCGCGGCCCCAAGAGCGGCGCCAGGTCATCGGCGTCCAGCAGATGCAAATCGCCCTCCGCGCGCTCGACCAGATCGAAGGGGATGCCCAGATCGGCAATCACGACTTTTCCCGCAGCAGCGGCAGCTGGCGGAAACACATGAGCCACCTTGAGGGCCGCAAAGGTCACGGTGAGGTCGGCTTCGATGTGTGGACCCAGGGGGTTCTGTTGATCACCATTGAGGCCGCTCGGCAGGTCCACCGCCACCGTCGGCATGGCGAGCGCGTTGATCCCCGCGACGAGATCCGCGAACTGCCCCTCGAGCGACCGCGACAAACCCGTGCCAAAGAGCGCGTCGATCGCCAGGTCGACGCCTGCGACCGCTTCGAGTGCGGGCGCCACCTCGGCGCCGGCGTCCAGAACTCGCAGCTCCAGTCCCATGCCGCTCATCTTG
The bacterium DNA segment above includes these coding regions:
- a CDS encoding PhoH family protein translates to MPQVTLAQEGIDALFGARDQNLKRIERAFNVTLSARGNQAKIDGEPEEAVVVEHLLNEFSALMGRGFQVRPRDVDTAIRVLKETPDASLVQFFSGDGILSSVRRLVNPRSLAQQMYLKAMADHDMVISIGPAGTGKTYLAVAMAAAALKERKIRRIVLTRPAVEAGEKLGYLPGDLADKVNPYLRPLYDALYALIGFEKVMRMLERGTIEVAPLAFMRGRTLNDAFIILDEAQNTTSEQMKMFLTRIGFDSKAVINGDITQVDLPSGTASGLREANQILKGVEGIAFVRFTERDVVRHPLVQKVISAYERHENGRRQAGGDGKSEETE
- a CDS encoding 3-hydroxybutyryl-CoA dehydrogenase — translated: MKIEKVGVLGCGLMGSGIAEVCAKAGVTTVVREVNDEFLEKGLGKLHKSLGRAVDKGKLSAEDRDATLNRLSGTTDDADLADCDLIVEAIIENVEEKCRTYAALDKIVKKEALFASNTSSLTITELAMSTERSDRFLGLHFFNPVPVMKLVEVVRTLMTSDEAFAAAFEFAKAIGKEPVAANDNSGFIVNRLLVPYLLDAIRAYENGVGTVEDIDKAMQLGCAHPMGPLRLLDFVGLDTTYYIANIMFEEYRETRFAPPPLLKKMVLAGRYGRKSGRGFYEY
- the tsaE gene encoding tRNA (adenosine(37)-N6)-threonylcarbamoyltransferase complex ATPase subunit type 1 TsaE; protein product: MRLWNSTSEDATLAIGSQLAEELAPDGVLLLFGELGSGKTVLAQGVAKKLGFERREIQSPTYTLVNEYERSGTRLVHVDLYRLEPEQVEVLGVEEVLAGPGVKVVEWADRLPFPVAGAVLARISVEVTGARRIEAFRHRIEPEFPAREPEGGKDED
- a CDS encoding NAD(P)H-hydrate dehydratase, producing the protein MKILSTDAMREVDRLAIEELGVPGVVLMENAALGAVEAALAEAPNAESAVVFCGPGNNGGDGLAIARHLAVRGLEVVALIATGGQDYTGDALVQHRVACKMSGMGLELRVLDAGAEVAPALEAVAGVDLAIDALFGTGLSRSLEGQFADLVAGINALAMPTVAVDLPSGLNGDQQNPLGPHIEADLTVTFAALKVAHVFPPAAAAAGKVVIADLGIPFDLVERAEGDLHLLDADDLAPLLGPRPRVAHKGDFGHLLVVAGSIGKSGAAVLTAQAAVRAGAGLVTAAVPESILETFEAASIETMSTPLPISAAGELAGEAHAALVRAARGKNAVALGPGLGTSSGTAEIIRSFCLDLELPLVVDADGLTAFAGRLGKFRERGRETILTPHPGELGRLLGVGTEDVVADRLGSVRRAAGESGAIVVLKGHRSLIADPQGGVYVSPTGNPGMATGGSGDVLTGMIGALLAQRMDPLSAAQLGTFVHGAAGDAAAAEVGEVSLAAGDLLGYVPSSFEALAGRARFESVASRGAKAVPVAPGSESPA